A genomic segment from Salvia splendens isolate huo1 chromosome 13, SspV2, whole genome shotgun sequence encodes:
- the LOC121761922 gene encoding allene oxide synthase 1, chloroplastic-like, giving the protein MTSSSTSHFSLSCFSPSNLHFSSQTKPPKPVKQRVITGTISEKPPISPPEKPSKHPIRNIPGDYGLPLIGAWKDRQDYFYNQGTDEFFKSRIQKYQSTVFRTNMPPGPFISSNPNVVALLDGKSFPALFDTDKVEKRDVFTGTFMPSTDLTGGYRILSYLDPSEPNHAKLKKLVFFLLSYRRDHVLPEFHASYTDMFEALEAEIAANGKASVSGPNDAAAFNFLARAFYGVNPNDTKLGPDGPTIIALWVLFQLHPIISLGLPRLIEDPLLHTFSLPSFLIKAGYNRLYDFFFENSAQILDHAENTLGLARDEACHNLLFATCFNTFGGMKIFFPSLLKLVGGAGPKLHLDLAREIRAGGVGMAAMERMPLMKSVVYEALRIEPPVPAQYAKAKKDFVVESHDAAFAIKEGEMLYGYQPLATKDPKIFDRAEEFIPDRFVGEEGEKLLKHVLWSNGPETESPSVENKQCAGKEFVVLIGRLLLVELFLRYDSFEIDGTTDVVTSLKRASF; this is encoded by the exons ATGACTTCTTCTTCCACTTCACATTTCTCTCTTTCTTGTTTCTCTCCTTCCAATCTCCATTTCTCTTCACAAACAAAACCACCTAAACCGGTTAAACAGCGGGTCATCACCGGCACTATATCGGAAAAGCCACCGATCTCCCCGCCAGAAAAACCCTCCAAACATCCGATCAGAAACATTCCCGGCGACTACGGTCTTCCCCTGATCGGTGCCTGGAAAGACAGGCAAGACTACTTCTACAACCAAGGCACCGATGAATTCTTCAAATCAAGAATCCAAAAATACCAATCCACCGTCTTCCGCACCAACATGCCCCCGGGCCCCTTCATCTCCTCCAACCCCAACGTCGTCGCCCTGCTCGACGGCAAGAGCTTCCCGGCCCTCTTCGACACCGATAAGGTAGAAAAAAGGGACGTCTTCACCGGCACTTTCATGCCCTCCACCGACCTCACCGGCGGCTACCGCATCCTCTCGTACCTCGACCCCTCTGAGCCCAACCACGCCAAGCTCAAGAAGCTCGTCTTCTTCTTGCTCTCCTACCGCCGCGACCATGTCCTCCCGGAGTTCCACGCCAGCTACACTGATATGTTCGAGGCCTTGGAGGCCGAGATCGCTGCGAACGGGAAAGCCAGCGTAAGCGGCCCCAACGACGCCGCCGCTTTCAATTTCTTAGCCCGAGCATTCTACGGAGTCAACCCGAATGATACCAAGCTGGGACCCGACGGCCCGACTATAATCGCATTATGGGTGTTGTTCCAACTCCACCCTATTATCAGTCTCGGCCTCCCTCGTCTAATTGAAGATCCCCTCCTGCACACGTTCAGCTTGCCGTCATTCCTTATCAAGGCAGGCTATAACCGTTTGTACGACTTCTTTTTCGAGAACTCGGCTCAGATCCTCGACCACGCGGAGAACACCCTCGGCCTGGCCCGGGACGAGGCCTGCCACAACCTCCTCTTCGCCACGTGCTTCAACACCTTCGGCGGGATGAAGATCTTCTTCCCCAGCTTGCTCAAGTTGGTCGGCGGCGCGGGGCCCAAGCTCCATCTCGACCTCGCTAGAGAGATCCG TGCCGGCGGCGTCGGGATGGCGGCAATGGAGAGAATGCCTTTAATGAAGTCGGTGGTGTACGAGGCGCTGCGGATAGAGCCACCGGTGCCGGCGCAGTACGCCAAGGCGAAGAAAGACTTTGTGGTGGAGTCGCACGACGCGGCGTTCGCGATCAAGGAAGGGGAGATGCTGTATGGGTACCAGCCGCTGGCGACGAAGGATCCGAAGATATTCGACCGGGCGGAGGAGTTTATACCGGACCGGTTCGTCGGGGAGGAAGGGGAGAAGCTACTGAAGCACGTCCTCTGGTCTAATGGGCCGGAAACTGAGAGCCCAAGTGTTGAGAACAAGCAGTGCGCAGGGAAGGAGTTTGTGGTGCTCATAGGAAGGCTGTTATTGGTGGAACTCTTCCTCCGGTATGACTCGTTTGAAATTGATGGCACCACCGATGTAGTAACTTCTCTGAAACGGGCCAGTTTTTAG